The Cygnus atratus isolate AKBS03 ecotype Queensland, Australia chromosome 7, CAtr_DNAZoo_HiC_assembly, whole genome shotgun sequence genome includes a window with the following:
- the GDF2 gene encoding growth/differentiation factor 2: protein MHYFGVLAALSVFNIIACLTRGKPLENWDKLSAMGKSDAPIHDPGEVEDETHFDFKSFLENMKTDLLRSLNLSRVPSQVKTKEEPPQFMIDLYNRYTADKSSIPASNIVRSFSTEDVVSLASPEENPFQKHILLFNISIPRYEEITRAELRIFISCHREVGSLSRLEGNMVIYDVLDGDHWENPESTKSFLVSHSIQECGWEMFEVSSAVKRWVRADKLKTKNKLEVVIESKALGGFTCGKLDISVTPDKKNLPLLIVFSNDRSNGTKETKVELREMIVHEQENVLNKLGKNNTSSEEEPREGKAVTGPRRHSSRSKRSIVANHCRRTSLHVNFEEIGWDSWIIAPKDYEAFECKGGCFFPLTDNVTPTKHAIVQTLVHLQNPKKASKACCVPTKLDSISILYKDDAGVPTLIYNYEGMKVAECGCR from the exons atgcattattttggAGTATTAGCTGCACTGTCTGTTTTCAATATCATTGCCTGTCTGACAAGAGGCAAGCCTTTGGAAAACTGGGACAAGTTATCAGCTATGGGAAAGTCTGACGCACCCATTCATGATCCTGGGGAAGTGGAAGATGAGACCCATTTTGACTTTAAATCTTTCCTGGAGAATATGAAGACGGATTTACTAAGGAGTTTGAATTTATCAAGGGTCCCCTCACAAGTGAAGACCAAGGAAGAACCACCACAGTTCATGATTGATTTATACAACAGATACACTGCGGACAAGTCCTCCATCCCCGCATCCAACATTGTGAGGAGCTTCAGTACTGAAG ATGTTGTTTCTTTAGCTTCAccagaagaaaatccatttcagaAACACATCTTGCTCTTCAACATCTCGATTCCACGATATGAGGAAATCACCAGAGCTGAACTGAGAATTTTTATCTCCTGTCACAGGGAAGTTGGGTCTCTGTCTAGACTGGAAGGCAACATGGTCATTTATGATGTTCTAGATGGAGACCACTGGGAAAACCCAGAAAGCACAAAATCTTTCCTTGTTTCCCACAGTATCCAGGAGTGTGGCTGGGAGATGTTTGAAGTGTCCAGCGCTGTGAAAAGATGGGTCAGGGCAGACAAACTGAAGACTAAAAACAAGCTAGAGGTTGTTATAGAGAGTAAGGCTCTGGGTGGTTTCACTTGTGGGAAGCTGGATATCAGTGTTActcctgacaaaaaaaatctgccccTGTTAATAGTGTTCTCCAATGACCGCAGCAATGGGACAAAAGAGACCAAAGTGGAGCTCCGGGAGATGATTGTTCATGAACAAGAAAATGTACTAAATAAATTAGGAAAGAACAACACTTCGTCTGAAGAAGAACCACGAGAGGGAAAGGCCGTCACTGGGCCCCGCCGGCATTCCTCCAGAAGCAAGAGAAGCATCGTAGCCAACCACTGCCGGAGAACTTCCCTCCATGTGAACTTCGAGGAGATTGGCTGGGATTCCTGGATCATCGCTCCCAAAGACTATGAGGCTTTTGAGTGCAAAGGAGGTTGCTTCTTCCCTCTGACAGATAACGTTACCCCAACAAAACACGCTATTGTCCAAACTCTGGTGCACCTCCAAAACCCGAAGAAAGCTTCTAAGGCCTGCTGTGTACCAACCAAATTGGATTCCATCTCTATTCTGTATAAGGATGATGCTGGGGTACCCACGTTGATATATAACTATGAAGGGATGAAAGTGGCGGAATGTGGCTGCAGGTAG
- the GDF10 gene encoding growth/differentiation factor 10 — MAGRLTCCCCLLLWALRLPPAAGGSAAGRPPACPAGRAPRGGSPPPPPALGGLAQDMVAVHMLKLYEKYNRHGSRPGDGNTVRSFKATPEFLAQKPLYCFNLTSMQDSEMILAATFHFYADKRPRHREVFCKRSKNSSCRLLHLPPILRLNLIFQTIPQNSAYGLVKGNITVFLQRRGAWHAKDISHIIKESKRAAELILCAELDSGEEHHGFPEQVTSHLPYILVYANDLAISEPNSVAVTLQRYDPFPSSDGDQNLSPNVSTDTRVRRDTYLSSSIQNNELPEVEYNNNKYNKHDIWENAYKSLKPKGSRKDRRRKGQENTETLAKSQVLNFDEKTMKKARRKQWNEPRICSRRYMKVDFADIGWNEWIISPKSFDAYYCAGTCEFPMPKVVRPSNHATIQSIVKAVGIIPGIPEPCCVPDKMSSLSVLFLDENKNVVLKVYPNMSVETCACR, encoded by the exons aTGGCCGGCCGCctgacctgctgctgctgcctcctgctctgggcCCTGCGCCttccccccgccgccgggggaAGCGCCGCCGGCCGGCCCCCCGCCTGCCCCGCCGGCAGAGCCCCCCGCgggggctccccgccgccgccccccgcgcTGGGCGGCCTCGCCCAGGACATGGTCGCTGTCCACATGCTTAAGCTCTACGAGAAGTACAACCGGCACGGGAGCCGGCCCGGGGACGGCAACACGGTGCGCAGCTTCAAAGCTACGCCAG AATTTCTGGCCCAGAAGCCGCTGTACTGCTTCAACCTGACATCCATGCAGGACTCAGAGATGATCCTTGCTGCCACATTTCACTTCTATGCTGACAAACGCCCTCGGCACCGGGAAGTGTTTTGTAAACGGTCCAAGAACTCATCCTGCCGCCTCCTTCACCTGCCTCCCATCCTGCGCCTCAACCTCATTTTCCAAACCATCCCCCAGAATTCTGCTTATGGACTAGTGAAAGGGAACATCACCGTGTTTCTTCAAAGGCGAGGGGCTTGGCATGCAAAGGACATTTCACACATCATAAAAGAATCAAAACGGGCTGCAGAGCTCATCCTCTGCGCTGAGCTTGATTCTGGGGAGGAGCACCACGGCTTCCCCGAACAGGTCACCAGCCATTTGCCTTATATTCTAGTTTATGCCAATGACCTTGCAATCTCTGAACCCAACAGTGTGGCCGTCACCCTACAGCGTTATGACCCATTCCCTTCCAGTGATGGGGACCAAAATCTGTCACCTAATGTTTCTACTGATACCCGAGTGAGAAGGGACACATACCTCTCTAGCTCTATTCAGAACAATGAGTTGCCAGAGGTAGAgtataacaacaacaaatacaacaaACATGACATATGGGAGAATGCCTACAAGTCCTTGAAACCAAAAGGCTCACGCaaagacagaaggagaaaagggcaagaaaacacagaaacacttGCAAAGTCTCAGGTGCTAAATTTTGAtgagaaaacaatgaagaagGCAAGGCGAAAACAATGGAATGAGCCACGGATTTGTTCAAGAAGATACATGAAAGTTGACTTTGCTGACATTGGCTGGAATGAATGGATCATATCTCCCAAATCATTTGATGCCTACTACTGTGCAGGGACATGTGAATTTCCAATGCCTAAG GTTGTCCGACCATCAAACCATGCTACAATCCAGAGCATCGTAAAAGCAGTGGGAATCATTCCTGGCATCCCAGAGCCCTGCTGCGTTCCTGACAAAATGAGCTCCCTCAGTGTCCTGTTCTTAGATGAGAATAAAAACGTTGTTTTGAAGGTATATCCCAATATGTCGGTGGAAACCTGTGCCTGCCGATAA